A stretch of the Thermococcus sp. genome encodes the following:
- a CDS encoding metal-dependent transcriptional regulator has translation MHVSKREEEYLEAMYILHKNKGVIRVKDIAKIMNVKPPSVVDALKKLAEKGLVEYEKYDRILLTEKGKKIAEETYSKHVFLTKFFVDILGIPPEIAEHDACQFEHYVSEVTVKRMKEFAKFIQEQCPYVLKQFLKEKLDE, from the coding sequence GTGCATGTCAGCAAGAGGGAAGAGGAGTATCTAGAGGCAATGTACATCCTTCACAAAAACAAGGGCGTAATCAGGGTGAAGGACATAGCCAAGATAATGAATGTCAAACCGCCAAGCGTTGTTGATGCCCTCAAGAAGCTCGCCGAGAAGGGACTCGTAGAGTATGAGAAGTACGACAGGATTCTTCTCACGGAAAAAGGCAAGAAAATAGCCGAAGAGACTTATTCAAAGCACGTCTTCCTGACGAAGTTCTTCGTGGATATACTTGGAATCCCGCCCGAGATAGCGGAGCACGACGCCTGCCAGTTCGAGCACTACGTGAGCGAGGTCACAGTCAAGAGAATGAAGGAGTTCGCGAAGTTCATACAGGAGCAGTGCCCATACGTCCTCAAGCAGTTCCTGAAGGAGAAACTGGACGAGTGA